In Misgurnus anguillicaudatus unplaced genomic scaffold, ASM2758022v2 HiC_scaffold_31, whole genome shotgun sequence, a single window of DNA contains:
- the LOC129453133 gene encoding SLAM family member 5-like: MLNKMFFVILHCFWSLSGVVGSESRSVMEGDSVTLSVNLTETQRKEGISWKFGPQEITIAEIEVGDNNIRPYEDRADGKFKGRLKLDHSGSLTITNITTTDFGSYKVSQTSTDNQLNVFNINVYAPLPVPVITNVSPENTSLSERSNCSLLCSVLNVRDVSLSWYKGNSLLFNISVTNFNISNISLLLEVEYQDTNTYSCVAQHPLSKQTQDYCLTDLCQQCSGTYGCACGFTKAVIRLAASALVGVAAVAVLVYDIRTRGDEEKKRMRSDIQLDTLDSDED, encoded by the exons AtgttgaacaaaatgttttttgtgattttacatTGTTTCTGGAGTCTGTCTG GTGTAGTTGGTAGTGAGTCTaggtcagtgatggagggagattctgtcaCTTTATCTGTCAATCTcactgaaacacagagaaaagaGGGAATCTCCTGGAAGTTTGGACCTCAGGAAATCACCATAGCTGAAATTGAAGTTGGTGACAATAACATCCGTCCATATGAAGATAGAGCTGATGGGAAATTCAAAGGCAGACTGAAGCTGGATCACAGTGGATCTCtgaccatcacaaacatcacaaccaCAGACTTTGGTTCTTATAAAGTGTCCCAAACCAGCACAGACAACCAACTCAATGTATTCAACATTAAtgtctatg CTCCTCTTCCGGTTCCTGTCATCACAAACGTCTCTCCAGAAAACACTTCATTATCAGAAAGATCAAATTGTTCCttattgtgttcagtgttgaatgtgagagatgtgagtctCTCTTGGtacaaaggaaacagtttattgtttaacatCAGTGTGACTAATTTCAACATCAGCAACATCTCTCTACTTCTGGAGGTTGAATATcaggatacaaacacatacagctgTGTGGCCCAACATCCTTTAAGCAAACAGACTCAAGATTACTGCCTTACTGATCTCTGTCAGCAGTGTTCAG GAACCTACGGCTGTGCGTGTGGTTTTACTAAAGCTGTGATCCGATTGGCCGCCTCTGCTCTGGTGGGCGTGGCTGCTGTTGCTGTTCTGGTTTATGACATCAGAACCAGAGGAGATGAAGAAAAGAAGAGGATGAGATCAGACATACAGTTAGACACACTTGATTCAGATGAAGATTAG